From Eremothecium sinecaudum strain ATCC 58844 chromosome III, complete sequence:
CTACCTTCATTTACCATTTCTATGGTGGCTTCTATAACACGGATATCGCGATCAATGCGTTCTGCCCAGCTTTGCAATCCAGAGTATGGAAGCAACTTCTCATTATACTTCTCGTATAGCCTTTTAGCAGGTAAATAGCACTGTTCCTGAAACATCTCATCATGAATCTCTCGTAGTTTCTTCAATTGTACATGGTTTATATGTGCCTGGTTAGTTTCGATTTCCAGCTGTATATCAGCCACCTTAGTTGGTGTACGTGATTTTAAAACCTTATTAATCTCCTGCTCCAACTCCATAGCGATAATGCAACAGAACTGACCATTCCAAGCCTTAAGTTTATAGTTTTAGGGTATTTATTTGTACTAAAGTTTCGgtatatataaataaaaaaagGGAACTCATTCGACACTTAATAATGTTTTGACTGCTACGGTGAAAGTAAACAGCACAACTGAAGCTTGGCAATGTTAAGGGCTGAGTTCACCAATTTGGTTGCATGTCATGAAGCTAAATGTGTGTTGCCTGTTAACTCTTCCAAGAGTATCATCGTTGTCAATAGTAATAACGACTTCTTCGTATATACGATTGACGAGAAATCAAATGTTCGATTACTATACCAATATGAGCAGCCGTTAGGTACTTCAGTAGATATTCAGAAGCTAGCATATTCAGTCCAATTACAGACTGTATTTGTTAAGTGTGAGAAATCGTTTTTGTTATTGCATGCCAGTTCGTTGAAGCAATATGATAAGATTGTTGATAAAAGAGGATCAGATAGGTTTTGGGTCTTTGAAAAGACCGATGGAGATGATATGCAAATGACACTCCTTGTATACTCTATTAAGGATACGATGAAATTAAGGATGCTTGCATGGATTAATAAACAATTCCAGTCGATACAAGAAGTTAATTTAAGCTCAAAATCTGAGGTGCTTAAGTCCGTAACACTAGACGTAAATGGTTGTATAGTGGTATCATCTACTGCGGTTTACCACTGGCCGTTCATGCAATCCTATTTGCTACGAATTGACAAGGTTCAAAAGCCAGCTTGGCCAAAAGATCTCTACGATGCGGTTATGGAGCTGGAAGCTTCTCAAACCGAACTGTCGGTACAAGGAAAATACATTGCTGAGGATACTAAGTCAATTCGCTCCAGTGATAACATGTCTCAGATCTCAAAGAAGACGAATATGTCAagtttcttcttcaagaaACCTATTGGACGAGCATTTAACGATAT
This genomic window contains:
- the BLS1 gene encoding Bls1p (Syntenic homolog of Ashbya gossypii AER079C; Syntenic homolog of Saccharomyces cerevisiae YLR408C (BLS1)), which encodes MELEQEINKVLKSRTPTKVADIQLEIETNQAHINHVQLKKLREIHDEMFQEQCYLPAKRLYEKYNEKLLPYSGLQSWAERIDRDIRVIEATIEMVNEGRRNAD